ATCGACATCGATAATTTCGATGACCGGCTCAGATCGCTAAAACCCAGGGTGGCCATGCGGGTACCCAACCGCTTGACCGGCGAGGGCCAACTGGCTGTCGACTTGACCTTCGAGTCTATGGGCGATTTCTCGCCGGCAGCCGTGGCGCGCAAGGTGGGGAGCCTCAACGCGCTGTTGCAGGCCCGCATGCAGCTCTCCAATCTGCTAGCTTACATGGACGGCAAGATGGGTGCAGAGGAACTGATCGCCCACTTCCTCGGCAATCCAGCGCTGCTAAGTAGCCTCAGTGGCGTGCCGAAGGACGAAGCGCCTGATGAACTCGCGGAAGCACCCCTGGCCTCCTTCCCAGAGACGAAGGAGATTTGATTGTGACCTTCGCAAACTCAATACCTGCCGAGGTGCAGGCCCCCGTTGTAGATCCCAAAGATTTCGTCATTCTGCTGCAACGCGAGTTTAAAACGCATTCGGATCAGGCCCGCAGCGCAGTGGAGAATGCGGTCAAAACGCTGGCTGACCAAGCCCTTCGCCACACACCGCTGATCAGTGATGATGCCGTTGAAACGATCCAGTCAATCATAGCATCGATCGACGACAAACTATCGGAACAAATCAACGAGATACTTCATCATCAGGACTTTCAGGCGCTGGAGTCGGCTTGGCGGGGCTTGCATCACCTTACGTTCAACACCGAGACGGACGAGGCGTTGAAAATCCGTGTTCTTTCCATTTCGAAAACAGAATTGTCTCGGACGCTGCGAAAGTACAAAGGAATTGCCTGGGATCAGAGCCCTCTGTTCAAGAAGATCTACGAAGAGGAATACGGGCAGATTGGCGGAGACCCCTTTGGCTGCTTGGTTGCGGACTACTACTTCGACCATAGTCCGCAGGACATCGATCTACTGACGGGGATTGCGCAAATTGCTGCGGCAAGCCATTCCCCGTTTATCTCAGCGGCCTCACCGCATTTGCTGCAGATGGATTCTTGGCGTGAACTTGCCAACCCTCGCGACATCACGAAGATCTTCCTAACGCCTGAGCACGCCGCTTGGCGGGCTTTTCGCGAAAGCGAGGACTCCCGGTATGTGGCGTTGACACTCCCGCGCGTACTCGGGCGGCTGCCCTACGGCGCTAAGACCAATCCAGTTGATGAATTTGCATTCGAAGAGAACACCGATGGCAGCGACAGCGCAAAGTATCTATGGACGAATGCCGCCTATGCCATGGGTGTGAACATCACGCGGTCGTTCAAACTCTACGGCTGGCTGTCCAGAATCCGTGGTTTCGAATCGGGTGGCTTGGTTGAGCACTTGCCGGTGCACACCTTCCCCAGCGATGACGGTGGAGTCGACCTCAAGTGCCCAACGGAGATTGCGATCAGCGATCGGCGCGAGTCGGAGCTCTCTAAGAGCGGCCTTCTGCCACTGTTGCATCGGAAGAACACGCAACTGGGCGTATTCCTAGGTGCCCAGACCGTCAACAAGCCAATCAGATACGCAGACCCGGATGCCTCGGCGAATGCAGAGCTCAGCGCCCGGCTACCCTATATTTTTGCGACCTGCCGCTTTGCCCACTACTTGAAGTGCATGGTTCGCGACAAGATTGGCGCGTTCAAAGAACGGCATGAGGTCGAGGAGTGGCTGAACCAATGGATCCAAGGCTATGTCCACCCCTCGCCCGAGTTGGGGAGCGAAGAAAGCAAGGCGCAACAGCCGCTCTCTTCAGCAGAGGTCAAGGTCGAGGACGTCGAAGATAATCCCGGCTATTACACTGCCATATTCTATCTGCGACCACACTATCAGCTCGAGGGCCTTACGATCTCACTGAGGCTGGTGTCTCGGCTACCCGCGGCACGCAAGGGCTGAGCCCTTACGCCGCCGCCACAAGCATAGAGTCCGCCTTCATACCACGCCGGTTCGGGACCATTCCGGCCCCCGATCCGAAACCGCCAGATAGAGGAATTTGGAATGGCATTCGATGCAGTTATGATTTTCACCCAAGCGTCAAAGGATGGCATCCAGCCGAAGGGCGAATCCGTTATCGTCAATAAAGGTGTCACGATTGCCGACCAATGGAGTTTCTCAATGGAGAACAAGCTAAATATCGGCCCTCACACCGCAGGCGCCGGGTCAGGTAAGGCCGAATTCGAGGTCTTCACCATCAAAAAGCAGGTGGATAACGCCTCTGCTTCCCTGTACGTGGCATGTGGCCGCGGCGCCCATTTCAATGGAGTCGATCTGAAGCTATTCAAATCGACGGGCGCCGGGCTAGCGACGGCCGGGTCGAACCTGTTCTTACATTGGACCTTTAATATGCTTGCGATCGAGAAGGTCGAGTGGTCCTA
This is a stretch of genomic DNA from Mesorhizobium sp. L-2-11. It encodes these proteins:
- the tssC gene encoding type VI secretion system contractile sheath large subunit encodes the protein MTFANSIPAEVQAPVVDPKDFVILLQREFKTHSDQARSAVENAVKTLADQALRHTPLISDDAVETIQSIIASIDDKLSEQINEILHHQDFQALESAWRGLHHLTFNTETDEALKIRVLSISKTELSRTLRKYKGIAWDQSPLFKKIYEEEYGQIGGDPFGCLVADYYFDHSPQDIDLLTGIAQIAAASHSPFISAASPHLLQMDSWRELANPRDITKIFLTPEHAAWRAFRESEDSRYVALTLPRVLGRLPYGAKTNPVDEFAFEENTDGSDSAKYLWTNAAYAMGVNITRSFKLYGWLSRIRGFESGGLVEHLPVHTFPSDDGGVDLKCPTEIAISDRRESELSKSGLLPLLHRKNTQLGVFLGAQTVNKPIRYADPDASANAELSARLPYIFATCRFAHYLKCMVRDKIGAFKERHEVEEWLNQWIQGYVHPSPELGSEESKAQQPLSSAEVKVEDVEDNPGYYTAIFYLRPHYQLEGLTISLRLVSRLPAARKG
- a CDS encoding type VI secretion system tube protein Hcp, with product MAFDAVMIFTQASKDGIQPKGESVIVNKGVTIADQWSFSMENKLNIGPHTAGAGSGKAEFEVFTIKKQVDNASASLYVACGRGAHFNGVDLKLFKSTGAGLATAGSNLFLHWTFNMLAIEKVEWSYAEEAPEETITFRFGACKIIYYAQDDTGALTKAGEGIWNQIANSTDFNKLVA
- the tssB gene encoding type VI secretion system contractile sheath small subunit, encoding MATASSQKFINRNRPPRVQIQYDLETYGSQKKVELPFVVGVMSDLAGNPAEPLPPVGERKMMEIDIDNFDDRLRSLKPRVAMRVPNRLTGEGQLAVDLTFESMGDFSPAAVARKVGSLNALLQARMQLSNLLAYMDGKMGAEELIAHFLGNPALLSSLSGVPKDEAPDELAEAPLASFPETKEI